The following nucleotide sequence is from Pirellulales bacterium.
GTTTACGACTTTTTGGGTGTCTTCGATGACTTGGCCGAAGATGGAATGCTTGTTATCGAGCCACGGCGTGGCGACGTGCGTGATGAAGAACTGCGAGCCGTTGGAGTCCGGGCCCGAGTTGGCCATCGAGAGCACACCGGGGCCGCTGTGCTTCAGGTCTTTATGAAACTCGTCGGCGAATTCGTAACCGGGGCCGCCGGTGCCGGTGCCTTTGGGGCAGCCGCCTTGAATCATGAAGTCGGCAATGACGCGGTGGAACGCGAGGCCGTCGTAGAAGCCAGAGTTGGCAAGCTTCTCGAAATTCGCAACGGATTTGGGGGCCTTGTCGTCGTGGAGCTTGAGGCGGATATCGCCGTGCTTGGTCTTGATCGTGGCGGTTTTCATGGGAAGGAGCAGAAGGCGGGGGTCAGGGGGCAGGGTTCGGAAACGATTAACGTGTATTTACCAACATACAACGGACCACCGACTGCGGACAACGGACCTCCCGGAAAATGAACGGGATTATCACCCCTCGCGGATCACTCTTTCAGAACCATATCGATGCAGAGAACAGCGGCGAGAATGAGTTGTCGGATGGCGCTATCGGGTGGGACGTACTCCGAGATTTCGAGCATGTAGGTATCGGCACTCGTGAACATTTCCTTGCCCAGTCCGGCCCATTTCTTGGAGACATGGGCAAGCTCCTTGTCGCCGGCCATGAAGCGGAAATCCCAAGCAGTCCATTTGCCTCTGAGTTCGCACAGGGGCCGGTCATTCGGGTCGAGGACGGTGAAGGCGCCGCCAATGGAGAAAAACTTTTGCTTGAAGCGGCCGAGAATCGTGCCGTGCTCATCGCCGTCGTGGACATCGACGGTGGACAGGAAGATCGATACGCCACGGCGAACGTGAACGACTGGTTGGCCCGTGGGAGTGCGGACCTCAATGTCGAACGGTGTGAACCGCTTGTAATCGGTGTAACGCAACATACGCGTGAACATGCCGAGGCGATCTTCACGACACTGCAGAATCTGCTCCTTGGTTTGCGGGTCGTAAATGTCGAAGTTGTTGGCGGCTTTGAACATGCCGACATGCTCTCTGACGAGGTACAAATTGCGGTTGAGAGCAGGATGCATCGGCGAATC
It contains:
- a CDS encoding peptidylprolyl isomerase, producing the protein MKTATIKTKHGDIRLKLHDDKAPKSVANFEKLANSGFYDGLAFHRVIADFMIQGGCPKGTGTGGPGYEFADEFHKDLKHSGPGVLSMANSGPDSNGSQFFITHVATPWLDNKHSIFGQVIEDTQKVVNAVRQGDKMEKVTVQDE